A single Candidatus Thermoplasmatota archaeon DNA region contains:
- a CDS encoding S8 family serine peptidase produces MLLSIVAVISVLLGGVPQSSPDDPSNESPANSAILNVTDGGANMVVETDGLEAVQRVSDFALMHGIKVLFSDDSSGIMTVGSAGMDDRLVSSLAEVPGVLSISSEVKVHSLFTPNDPSISLRQWGLDTVNAFEAWDITRGTHDVVVGVLDTGIDWNHPDIAANMWNDSEGYHGYNFIAGNRIPMDDNTNGYDDLGKYVANTYTYHGTHVAGVIGAVANNNIGIAGMAQVLLMAVKVMNDSGEGTDSTVASGIRWAVDHGADVVTMSLGVDGASTVLRNAINYATGNGVVTVAASGNSGSSYISYPAAYPSVIAVGAIDSTNRRASFSNFGDGLDVMAPGVGIYSTRGGGDGYHDLSGTSTAAPYVAGVVALMLSVNPALTTAEVGSVINSTASDISMTGYDTATGWGIVDAFTAVNQIAGPTITITVSPDYVPLNGTFSISWLVSGGRPGAISRTYLTWGLSSGSLTQTSPDFSGTTWARFTVNDIKAPGYNSTIYMKAYAVVDGSLYESAMLDIPVHEAPPDGVFAQFLKDVQNFIFNDLGVFNFLLLLLVLIAVPAIVIAARPKRRRAQVKHVAPQTYFQPIQPASTAQYLPPPPPPPPRFEAYVDLLGHDVMPPVLKVVEGTKVVWVNRAWAPPPGIAIRSGKLDQAGEHPDGMFQSGLLIAPGDYWSATFHMVGEYQYYLTGVWKTARIIVEPYRPGVTYRAQAS; encoded by the coding sequence ATGTTGCTGTCGATAGTCGCAGTGATCTCCGTGTTGCTCGGTGGGGTGCCACAGTCGAGCCCGGACGATCCGTCCAACGAATCGCCTGCGAATTCAGCGATTCTGAACGTCACTGACGGCGGCGCTAACATGGTCGTGGAGACAGACGGTCTTGAGGCTGTCCAGAGGGTGTCGGACTTTGCGCTCATGCACGGCATCAAGGTGCTGTTCTCGGACGATTCTTCCGGGATAATGACCGTAGGCTCGGCCGGTATGGACGACCGGCTTGTGAGTTCTCTTGCCGAGGTCCCGGGCGTGCTGAGCATCTCGTCCGAGGTCAAGGTCCATTCCCTGTTCACACCGAACGACCCCAGTATCTCCCTTCGCCAATGGGGCCTCGATACGGTCAACGCATTCGAGGCATGGGACATCACGCGTGGCACGCACGATGTCGTGGTCGGAGTACTGGACACAGGGATCGACTGGAACCACCCGGACATCGCGGCGAACATGTGGAACGATTCCGAAGGCTATCATGGCTACAATTTCATCGCAGGCAACCGGATACCGATGGATGACAACACGAACGGATACGACGACCTCGGAAAGTACGTTGCCAACACCTACACATATCATGGGACTCATGTGGCGGGCGTCATTGGCGCGGTCGCCAACAACAACATCGGCATTGCAGGAATGGCACAGGTGTTGCTGATGGCCGTGAAAGTGATGAACGATTCTGGCGAGGGCACGGACTCCACGGTGGCCAGCGGCATCAGATGGGCTGTGGACCACGGAGCTGATGTCGTCACGATGAGTCTCGGAGTGGACGGCGCGTCCACCGTTCTTCGGAACGCCATCAACTACGCAACCGGCAACGGCGTCGTCACAGTCGCCGCTTCTGGGAACAGCGGCTCGAGCTATATCAGCTACCCAGCGGCGTATCCGAGCGTGATAGCGGTAGGCGCGATCGACAGCACGAACAGACGGGCCAGCTTCAGCAACTTCGGGGACGGACTTGATGTCATGGCCCCAGGCGTCGGGATATATTCGACTCGGGGCGGAGGGGATGGATACCATGATCTATCTGGCACATCGACAGCCGCGCCGTACGTCGCGGGCGTCGTCGCGCTCATGCTCTCCGTTAACCCGGCGCTCACCACCGCCGAGGTAGGCAGTGTCATCAACTCCACTGCATCGGACATTTCTATGACGGGCTACGACACCGCGACCGGCTGGGGAATCGTGGACGCATTCACCGCTGTCAACCAGATAGCCGGTCCCACGATTACGATAACGGTCAGCCCCGACTATGTTCCGCTCAACGGCACATTCTCTATCTCCTGGCTCGTGAGCGGAGGACGCCCCGGAGCGATATCGCGCACTTACCTGACATGGGGGTTGTCATCGGGCAGCCTGACCCAGACATCTCCTGATTTCAGTGGCACCACGTGGGCCAGGTTCACCGTGAACGACATCAAGGCGCCTGGGTACAACTCGACGATCTACATGAAGGCCTACGCAGTCGTGGACGGGTCCCTTTACGAGTCTGCCATGCTCGACATCCCGGTCCACGAGGCTCCCCCCGATGGCGTATTCGCCCAGTTCCTCAAGGATGTCCAGAACTTCATATTCAACGACCTGGGCGTATTCAACTTCCTGTTGTTGCTCTTGGTGCTGATCGCCGTTCCAGCGATAGTCATCGCCGCGCGGCCAAAGAGACGGCGAGCTCAGGTGAAGCATGTCGCCCCTCAGACCTATTTTCAGCCGATACAGCCTGCCTCGACCGCTCAGTATCTGCCGCCACCTCCTCCTCCGCCACCGAGGTTCGAAGCGTATGTCGATCTGCTCGGCCATGATGTGATGCCGCCTGTTCTCAAGGTCGTCGAGGGGACCAAGGTCGTCTGGGTCAACCGAGCCTGGGCTCCTCCACCCGGTATCGCGATAAGGAGCGGCAAGTTGGACCAGGCGGGCGAGCACCCGGACGGGATGTTCCAGAGCGGGCTGCTGATCGCCCCTGGGGACTACTGGAGCGCGA
- a CDS encoding undecaprenyl-diphosphate phosphatase — protein sequence MDALQALVLGIVQGLTEWLPVSSSGHLVISEELLGLPAGENLVFDLVVHLGTLLAVCVFFRLELWRVIRSLSMRRAARDAQEEVLHTLGLLLILGSIPAAVAGVLFSNRIEGLFDIRLVGFAMIVNAAMLFLFERIGSNGTRKTAKLLDAVVIGLFQAVAIIPGISRSGSTIGGGMIRGLERETAAVFAFLLSVPTLLGAFAYGMLTLDRFDADLATGAIGLVTAFGTGIVSIDFLLKAVRRGKLWIFGVYCVAVGAIVILLTL from the coding sequence ATGGACGCACTCCAGGCGCTTGTCCTAGGGATAGTGCAAGGGCTCACGGAATGGCTGCCAGTCTCCAGCTCGGGCCACCTCGTGATCTCTGAGGAGCTGCTCGGGCTCCCCGCAGGAGAGAACCTCGTGTTCGACCTCGTGGTTCATCTGGGGACGCTGCTGGCAGTCTGCGTCTTCTTCCGGCTGGAGCTATGGAGGGTCATCAGATCATTGTCCATGCGGAGGGCGGCTAGGGACGCCCAGGAGGAGGTGCTGCACACGCTCGGGCTCCTGCTGATCCTGGGCTCAATCCCTGCGGCAGTCGCCGGAGTCCTGTTCTCGAACAGAATTGAGGGATTATTCGACATCCGCCTCGTGGGGTTCGCGATGATAGTGAACGCCGCGATGCTTTTCCTGTTCGAGAGGATCGGCTCGAATGGCACGCGGAAGACCGCCAAGCTGCTCGATGCGGTGGTCATCGGTCTGTTCCAGGCGGTGGCCATCATCCCAGGTATCTCGAGGAGCGGGTCGACCATTGGAGGGGGGATGATCAGAGGTTTGGAGCGAGAGACCGCAGCGGTGTTCGCGTTCCTGCTCTCGGTCCCGACACTGCTGGGGGCGTTCGCATACGGCATGTTGACTTTGGATAGGTTCGACGCCGACCTCGCAACCGGGGCCATTGGATTGGTCACAGCCTTCGGGACCGGCATCGTTTCGATCGACTTTCTCCTGAAGGCCGTCAGAAGAGGGAAGCTCTGGATCTTCGGCGTCTATTGCGTTGCTGTTGGGGCGATCGTGATCCTGCTCACGCTCTAA
- a CDS encoding PKD domain-containing protein, with product MLQRRHQGLVLGGLNIKILTLFGTSLAVLLFAAMFAPALCPALWEVPDPRRKASALAAGDPVAVISPLPDEVSNGTWWNLNASGSSDSDGMITNFTWSITVAGITSHLYGQREDFKFRTLGLYKIVLTVRDNDNKTASAFTAVYSIIDLDSDGMPDWWEIKYFLFLSESGSEDYDWDGYTNLQEYASQTDPTAKDPQPGLVQYVKDNWLYLAIIAAVIVGAILVIMPRMKRKREQDEKTKIEFAIEIEKALQGEK from the coding sequence ATGCTCCAGAGACGGCACCAGGGACTAGTCTTGGGAGGCTTGAACATCAAGATTCTTACGCTCTTCGGGACATCTCTTGCTGTCCTCCTTTTCGCCGCAATGTTCGCGCCTGCTCTGTGCCCCGCGCTCTGGGAGGTGCCCGACCCCCGGAGGAAGGCGAGCGCCCTCGCCGCCGGCGACCCTGTCGCCGTCATATCACCTCTCCCGGACGAGGTGTCCAACGGGACGTGGTGGAATCTGAACGCGAGCGGATCTTCGGATTCTGACGGAATGATAACAAACTTCACGTGGTCCATCACGGTGGCTGGGATCACATCGCATCTCTACGGTCAAAGGGAGGATTTCAAGTTCAGGACCCTGGGCCTGTACAAGATCGTGTTGACCGTGAGAGACAACGACAACAAGACCGCATCGGCTTTCACCGCGGTCTACTCGATCATCGATTTGGACAGTGACGGCATGCCGGATTGGTGGGAGATCAAGTACTTCCTGTTCTTGAGCGAAAGCGGAAGCGAAGATTACGATTGGGACGGATACACGAACCTCCAGGAATACGCCTCACAAACGGACCCGACCGCGAAGGACCCACAGCCAGGCCTTGTCCAGTATGTGAAGGATAACTGGCTCTACCTCGCGATCATCGCAGCGGTGATCGTCGGCGCCATACTCGTCATCATGCCGAGGATGAAGAGAAAGCGGGAGCAAGATGAGAAGACGAAGATCGAGTTCGCAATCGAGATCGAGAAGGCCCTGCAGGGCGAGAAATGA
- a CDS encoding class I tRNA ligase family protein, translated as MARNKDKMFGCPACGYRVSSGEEACPRCGNAFNTETRFECPFCGELAERGAKSCQACHINYGEFKEKTEARGGDDSIDSLLIEIIKLESMSVKQDDKRFSCPKCAWMLDGSEEKCPKCGERFSGDTSFQCPICGSLVSPDSIKCPECGISFSEDDEARASQHEETAYSLDEIATAAAQMPSPSEGLEAPKAEEDWQSRGKEDVSAVTDRISSIFGKIAEAVKVQSKPQPTPSPPQEEKPVEEIAVEPEPTTPTPVADPSTEEEAKEAQAEPEPPPAQAPPKKTKTRKLKAKPQDAKPK; from the coding sequence ATGGCGAGGAACAAGGACAAGATGTTTGGATGTCCGGCCTGCGGATACAGGGTGAGCTCTGGCGAAGAGGCCTGCCCACGCTGCGGGAACGCTTTCAACACGGAGACCAGGTTCGAGTGCCCGTTCTGTGGTGAATTGGCCGAGAGGGGGGCTAAGTCATGCCAAGCATGCCATATCAACTACGGTGAGTTCAAAGAGAAGACGGAGGCCAGAGGCGGAGACGACAGCATAGACTCCCTGCTTATTGAGATCATCAAGCTTGAATCGATGTCCGTCAAACAGGACGACAAGAGGTTCAGCTGCCCGAAGTGCGCCTGGATGCTCGACGGGAGCGAGGAGAAGTGCCCCAAGTGCGGGGAGAGATTCTCTGGCGATACAAGCTTCCAGTGCCCGATCTGCGGGTCATTGGTGAGCCCAGACTCCATCAAGTGCCCTGAATGCGGAATTAGCTTCAGTGAAGATGACGAGGCCAGGGCTTCGCAGCATGAGGAGACGGCGTACAGCCTAGATGAGATTGCCACCGCGGCCGCCCAGATGCCTTCCCCATCGGAAGGACTCGAGGCCCCGAAGGCTGAAGAGGACTGGCAGAGCAGAGGGAAGGAGGATGTCTCGGCCGTGACCGACAGGATATCTTCTATTTTCGGCAAAATCGCAGAGGCCGTGAAGGTCCAATCGAAGCCTCAACCGACTCCATCACCACCTCAAGAGGAGAAGCCTGTCGAGGAGATTGCCGTGGAGCCTGAGCCGACGACACCAACACCTGTCGCTGATCCGTCTACCGAGGAGGAAGCGAAGGAGGCTCAGGCTGAACCAGAGCCGCCCCCAGCTCAGGCGCCTCCCAAGAAGACCAAGACAAGGAAGCTAAAGGCGAAGCCCCAGGACGCAAAGCCTAAGTAG
- a CDS encoding DUF111 family protein: MIFIDATEGLSGDMLLAAMIGLLDPPTIEKVSARFEDASESVGLEFRLLQVDEEGQIGLGISYLQPEPAHYGASYDECFSRLAAIERELGSESPVGRAILQIIFDAEAEAHGAPARQVHLHEIGRPQALLNMAGIGFLSTKLQEMGADGFICSTIAAGRGIVVMSHGAVRIPAPAASILLRGLSHVPGDSPGERATPSGIAAVKALASSQSDEVPKNYSRKAIGFGTKRFAGRLGRTTLKRL, from the coding sequence ATGATATTCATCGATGCGACGGAAGGACTCTCAGGAGACATGCTCCTGGCCGCCATGATAGGGCTGCTTGATCCCCCAACGATTGAGAAGGTCTCCGCACGGTTTGAGGATGCATCTGAGAGCGTGGGATTGGAGTTCCGTCTGCTCCAGGTAGATGAGGAAGGGCAGATCGGCCTGGGCATATCATACCTCCAGCCCGAGCCGGCGCACTACGGCGCATCGTATGATGAATGTTTTTCGAGGCTCGCCGCCATCGAGAGGGAGCTTGGCTCCGAATCTCCTGTCGGCAGGGCGATCCTGCAGATCATCTTCGACGCGGAGGCGGAGGCCCACGGCGCGCCGGCAAGGCAAGTGCACCTGCACGAGATCGGGAGGCCACAGGCGCTCCTCAACATGGCCGGGATAGGATTCCTCTCGACGAAACTGCAGGAGATGGGGGCAGACGGGTTCATCTGCTCGACCATCGCCGCTGGCAGAGGGATCGTGGTTATGAGTCATGGTGCGGTGCGCATACCAGCGCCTGCAGCCTCCATCCTTCTTCGGGGGTTGAGCCATGTGCCAGGCGACTCTCCAGGAGAACGCGCCACACCTTCGGGCATAGCTGCGGTCAAGGCGCTTGCGAGCTCGCAGTCAGACGAGGTCCCCAAGAACTACTCGAGAAAAGCAATAGGATTCGGCACGAAACGCTTTGCCGGCCGCCTGGGTAGGACCACCCTCAAACGGCTTTGA
- a CDS encoding sulfurtransferase TusA family protein has protein sequence MVDKGDPFPQPAKTIDCIGLYCPEPVFRTREEISSISPGQILEVLADDPASESDIRSWAKHAGHELISIEKVEGGFRFLIRRKA, from the coding sequence TTGGTCGACAAAGGCGATCCATTCCCCCAACCCGCCAAGACCATCGACTGCATCGGCCTATATTGTCCCGAGCCGGTGTTCAGAACCCGCGAGGAGATCTCCTCGATATCCCCTGGACAGATCCTGGAGGTCCTGGCAGACGACCCGGCTTCGGAATCAGACATCAGGAGCTGGGCGAAGCACGCAGGGCACGAACTGATATCGATCGAGAAGGTCGAGGGCGGTTTCAGGTTCCTGATCAGAAGGAAGGCATAA
- a CDS encoding DsrE family protein — protein sequence MAKKILYVQTSGTDTPERLYAPFILATTARAMGIDATVYFLGKGVTAVMKGNAEKIKLGSFPTVKQVMDQAAKEGVKMLVCGQSCQMLGLKGSPEEFDDPAKVVGAATLNDLVLEYDAVLSF from the coding sequence TTGGCGAAGAAGATACTGTACGTTCAGACCTCAGGCACTGACACTCCGGAGAGGTTGTATGCGCCGTTCATATTGGCGACGACTGCGAGAGCGATGGGAATAGATGCGACCGTCTACTTCCTCGGGAAGGGGGTCACGGCCGTCATGAAGGGCAACGCGGAGAAGATCAAGCTCGGGTCTTTCCCGACGGTGAAGCAGGTCATGGACCAAGCCGCCAAGGAGGGCGTGAAGATGCTCGTGTGCGGCCAGAGCTGCCAGATGCTCGGTCTCAAGGGATCGCCCGAGGAGTTCGATGACCCGGCAAAGGTCGTGGGGGCAGCCACTCTGAACGACCTCGTCCTCGAATACGACGCGGTGCTAAGTTTTTAG
- a CDS encoding cysteine desulfurase: protein MSGAKKRVYMDYSAASPVDERVLQDMMPYFSDKFGNPSSLHNAGREPKKALEEARTRVASLLNAKRKEEIIFTSGGTEASNIGVKGVAMRMKGEGKHIVTSSVEHISILNIMKHLEKNGFEITYVKPTNDGFIELAEFEKAIRKDTILATIMFANNEIGTLQPIEEIAEVLEQKDIFFHVDAVAAAGKVPIDVQKLKVDLLSISSNDMYGPRGAGALYVKDGTRVEAVNQGGGQERGLRSGSEDIPAIVGFGKAAEIAKAETDVESQRLIGLRNKLIKGVLNGIVDSFLNGHPTKRLPNNANFRFRYVEGESMLLNLDMAGISVSSSSPCTSKSLLPSHVLLACEIPTEEAQSAVQFTLGRSNTSEDIDYVLEVLPGIIKKLRAMSPFSPENLAEMRSTAGHREPEEHHHIEE from the coding sequence ATGAGCGGAGCCAAGAAGAGAGTGTACATGGACTACTCAGCAGCCTCGCCAGTGGACGAGCGCGTGCTGCAGGATATGATGCCCTATTTCTCCGACAAGTTCGGGAACCCATCGTCGCTTCACAATGCCGGCAGGGAGCCCAAGAAGGCCCTTGAGGAGGCGCGGACCAGGGTCGCCAGTCTGTTGAACGCCAAGCGCAAGGAGGAGATCATATTCACCTCTGGTGGCACCGAGGCGAGCAACATAGGGGTCAAGGGAGTGGCCATGAGGATGAAGGGCGAGGGGAAGCACATCGTAACCTCCTCTGTCGAGCACATCTCCATCCTGAACATCATGAAGCACCTTGAGAAGAACGGCTTCGAGATCACCTACGTCAAGCCCACGAACGACGGCTTCATCGAACTCGCGGAGTTCGAGAAGGCGATCAGAAAGGACACGATACTCGCTACAATCATGTTCGCCAACAACGAGATAGGCACGCTCCAGCCGATCGAGGAGATCGCAGAGGTACTGGAACAGAAGGACATCTTCTTTCACGTGGACGCGGTCGCAGCCGCTGGAAAGGTCCCGATCGACGTTCAAAAGCTGAAGGTCGACCTCCTCAGCATTTCCTCAAACGACATGTACGGTCCGAGAGGTGCGGGCGCACTGTACGTTAAGGACGGCACGCGCGTCGAGGCCGTGAACCAAGGCGGCGGACAGGAGCGGGGTCTGAGGTCCGGCTCAGAGGACATCCCGGCCATCGTCGGGTTCGGCAAAGCTGCCGAGATCGCGAAGGCAGAGACGGATGTCGAGTCCCAGCGACTCATCGGACTACGGAATAAGCTGATCAAAGGGGTCCTCAACGGAATCGTGGATTCCTTCCTGAACGGCCATCCGACAAAGCGCCTACCGAACAACGCTAACTTCAGGTTCAGATACGTCGAAGGTGAATCGATGCTCCTGAACCTCGACATGGCAGGGATATCCGTCTCATCAAGCTCGCCATGCACATCGAAGAGCCTCCTCCCGTCGCACGTGCTGCTAGCGTGCGAGATCCCGACAGAGGAAGCACAGAGCGCAGTTCAGTTCACTCTCGGACGTTCGAACACGTCCGAGGATATCGACTACGTGCTCGAGGTCCTTCCGGGGATCATCAAGAAGCTGAGAGCGATGTCCCCGTTCAGCCCGGAGAACCTGGCGGAGATGAGGTCCACCGCCGGGCACAGGGAACCTGAGGAGCATCACCATATCGAGGAGTGA